The following proteins come from a genomic window of Pirellula staleyi DSM 6068:
- a CDS encoding DUF1015 domain-containing protein, with amino-acid sequence MPTIQAFRGLRYDLGHVGSLSDVVTPPYDVISPEFQETLYKRHPANFVRLELNREEPGDNESSNKYTRAARFLRNWQAEGLMQLDPDPAIYVYHQTFEYAGQFFTRRGFMCRVKLERFGQGKIYPHEETHASAKADRLLLTKACKANLSQIFGLYPDPDNEAQNLLEDAIIGQTPHTATDHLGVVHKMWPVTEVNILGKVAAIMDPKPMFIADGHHRYETACNYRDFLNEQSTLDSAHPANFVLTQCVSMNDPGLRVLPTHRLFRGLPAMTSEQLTSKLVPYFTCENMGKGPEVAANLWDEIEIEGEQGTLAFYTAADDTWTRVRITADGAKKMAEIAPEHSADWQGLGVSILHRLIVDTLLGAPNLPKAKYVHLVQEVIDGLVHGDAAGRDASTGHVGEGGKFEIAAMVMPATVEHVRSISEFGERMPAKSTYFYPKLLGGVVVHPLT; translated from the coding sequence ATGCCAACGATTCAAGCTTTTCGCGGATTGCGCTACGACCTGGGCCATGTCGGCTCGCTTAGTGACGTCGTGACACCACCTTACGACGTTATCTCGCCGGAGTTCCAGGAGACGCTTTATAAGCGGCATCCGGCGAACTTTGTCCGCCTCGAACTCAATCGCGAAGAGCCCGGCGACAACGAATCGTCGAACAAATACACCCGCGCCGCCCGCTTCCTGCGCAACTGGCAGGCAGAAGGGCTGATGCAGCTCGACCCCGATCCGGCCATCTACGTCTATCACCAAACTTTCGAATACGCTGGCCAGTTTTTCACTCGTCGCGGGTTCATGTGCCGGGTGAAGCTCGAGCGTTTCGGCCAGGGCAAAATCTATCCGCACGAAGAGACCCACGCTTCGGCCAAAGCCGATCGCCTGCTACTGACCAAGGCTTGCAAGGCAAACCTGAGCCAGATTTTTGGTCTCTACCCCGATCCCGACAACGAAGCGCAGAACCTGCTCGAAGACGCGATCATCGGCCAGACCCCGCACACTGCCACCGACCACCTGGGTGTCGTCCACAAGATGTGGCCGGTGACCGAAGTGAACATCCTGGGGAAGGTCGCCGCGATCATGGACCCCAAGCCGATGTTCATTGCCGATGGTCACCATCGCTATGAAACCGCTTGTAACTATCGCGACTTCCTGAACGAACAGTCGACTCTCGATTCGGCTCATCCAGCGAACTTCGTCCTCACGCAATGCGTCAGCATGAACGATCCTGGCCTGCGTGTGCTGCCAACACACCGCCTGTTCCGTGGTCTGCCAGCCATGACCAGCGAGCAACTGACGTCGAAGCTGGTCCCCTACTTCACCTGCGAGAACATGGGGAAGGGTCCTGAGGTTGCTGCCAACCTGTGGGACGAGATCGAGATCGAAGGAGAGCAAGGAACCCTGGCGTTCTACACTGCAGCCGACGACACCTGGACTCGCGTTCGGATCACTGCCGACGGCGCGAAGAAGATGGCCGAGATTGCTCCCGAGCATTCCGCCGACTGGCAAGGCCTGGGCGTAAGCATCCTGCATCGGCTGATTGTCGATACGCTGCTGGGCGCTCCAAACCTGCCGAAGGCGAAGTATGTTCACCTGGTGCAGGAAGTGATCGACGGCCTGGTGCACGGCGACGCTGCTGGACGCGATGCCTCAACCGGTCACGTCGGCGAAGGTGGCAAGTTCGAAATCGCCGCCATGGTGATGCCAGCCACGGTGGAGCATGTTCGCTCGATCAGCGAGTTCGGCGAGCGGATGCCCGCCAAGAGCACCTACTTCTATCCCAAGCTGCTCGGCGGCGTCGTGGTTCACCCACTGACTTAG
- the ahcY gene encoding adenosylhomocysteinase: MSQIVEKRLPYKVKDLSLAEWGRKEIMLAENEMPGLMALRRKYGPAQPLKGARIAGCLHMTIQTAVLIETLKALGAEVTWSSCNIFSTQDHAAAAIAATGVPVYAWKGQNNEEFDWCIEQTLFFPDGQPLNMILDDGGDLTNMVHDKYPELLGGIRGLSEETTTGVHRLYQRVQQGTLKVPAINVNDSVTKSKFDNLYGCRESLADGIKRATDVMIAGKVVVVAGYGDVGKGCAHSMQRYGARVIVTEIDPINALQAAMEGFEVTTMEEAAAQGNIFVTTTGCCDIIRGEHIEQMKNDAIICNIGHFDIEIDVAWLENQVKAGKAKKVEIKPQVDRYTLANGRSILLLAEGRLVNLGCATGHPSFVMSNSFTNQVMAQIALWTEADSYSIGVHVLPKKLDEEVARLHLEQIGVKLTTLTPKQAEYLGIPTTGPFKPEHYRY, encoded by the coding sequence GTGTCGCAGATTGTCGAAAAACGATTGCCGTACAAGGTGAAGGATCTCAGTTTGGCCGAGTGGGGCCGCAAAGAGATCATGTTGGCTGAAAACGAAATGCCAGGTCTCATGGCGCTTCGCCGCAAGTATGGCCCAGCCCAGCCCCTAAAGGGTGCTCGGATTGCAGGCTGCTTGCACATGACCATTCAAACGGCTGTGCTGATCGAAACCCTCAAGGCGCTCGGTGCTGAAGTCACCTGGAGCAGCTGCAATATTTTCAGTACGCAAGATCACGCCGCCGCTGCCATCGCCGCGACCGGTGTTCCTGTGTACGCCTGGAAGGGCCAGAACAACGAAGAGTTCGACTGGTGCATCGAACAAACGCTGTTCTTCCCCGACGGACAGCCTCTGAACATGATTCTCGACGACGGTGGCGATCTCACCAACATGGTGCACGACAAGTATCCCGAACTGCTCGGAGGTATTCGTGGCCTGTCGGAAGAGACCACTACCGGTGTGCACCGCCTCTATCAGCGCGTGCAGCAAGGAACCCTGAAGGTTCCTGCCATCAACGTGAACGACTCGGTCACCAAGAGCAAGTTCGACAACCTCTACGGCTGTCGCGAATCGCTCGCCGACGGCATCAAGCGTGCCACCGACGTCATGATCGCCGGCAAGGTGGTTGTGGTGGCTGGCTACGGCGACGTGGGCAAGGGTTGTGCCCACAGCATGCAGCGCTACGGCGCTCGCGTGATCGTGACCGAAATCGATCCAATCAACGCCCTCCAGGCAGCGATGGAAGGTTTCGAAGTCACCACGATGGAAGAAGCTGCTGCCCAAGGCAACATCTTTGTGACCACCACGGGCTGCTGTGATATCATTCGCGGCGAGCACATCGAGCAGATGAAGAACGACGCCATCATCTGCAACATCGGCCACTTCGATATCGAAATCGATGTCGCTTGGCTCGAGAACCAGGTGAAGGCTGGCAAGGCCAAGAAGGTCGAAATCAAGCCCCAAGTCGATCGCTACACCTTGGCCAACGGCCGCAGCATCCTGCTGCTCGCCGAAGGTCGTCTGGTGAACTTGGGCTGTGCGACCGGCCACCCCTCGTTCGTGATGAGCAACTCGTTCACCAACCAGGTGATGGCTCAGATCGCACTCTGGACCGAAGCTGATAGCTACAGCATCGGCGTGCACGTGCTGCCGAAGAAACTCGACGAAGAAGTAGCCCGCCTGCACCTCGAGCAGATTGGTGTGAAGCTCACCACGCTGACCCCGAAGCAAGCCGAATACCTCGGTATTCCAACGACTGGCCCGTTCAAGCCCGAGCACTATCGTTACTAA
- a CDS encoding phosphoribosylanthranilate isomerase, translated as MNRPPSASPPFAVKICGITRVDDAVAAIEAGVDAIGLNFYGKSKRYIPLDAARQLVTESMARSARRVLWTGVFVNASVDEIAEHVQRVPLDIVQLHGDEPPEMVRLVRERVGSTVRVLRAVRVSQKSLAEVADYLEVARRANSEPDAVLVDAHATEEYGGTGKQLDWTSVHRDLAILGSMPLILAGGLTPENVGVAIATSGVQSVDTASGVEEAPGVKNHEKMRHFLSESRRAFALQG; from the coding sequence ATGAATCGACCACCTTCAGCCTCTCCGCCGTTTGCCGTGAAGATCTGCGGCATTACGCGCGTCGATGATGCGGTCGCTGCGATCGAGGCAGGTGTCGATGCCATCGGGCTGAATTTCTACGGCAAGAGCAAACGCTATATTCCACTCGACGCTGCTCGGCAACTGGTCACCGAATCGATGGCACGCTCCGCTCGGCGAGTTCTTTGGACAGGGGTGTTTGTGAACGCCTCGGTCGATGAAATTGCTGAGCACGTGCAGCGTGTGCCGCTCGATATCGTGCAACTTCATGGCGACGAACCTCCCGAGATGGTGCGACTGGTCCGTGAGCGTGTGGGGAGCACTGTTCGAGTGCTGCGAGCTGTGCGGGTGAGCCAAAAAAGCCTCGCGGAAGTGGCCGATTATTTGGAGGTTGCGCGCCGGGCCAATTCCGAGCCCGATGCGGTGCTGGTCGATGCGCACGCGACCGAGGAGTATGGCGGAACCGGAAAACAGCTCGACTGGACGAGTGTTCACCGCGATTTGGCGATACTGGGGAGCATGCCGCTGATTTTGGCCGGGGGTCTCACGCCAGAAAACGTGGGGGTGGCGATTGCCACCAGCGGAGTTCAGTCGGTCGACACCGCCAGCGGGGTCGAGGAAGCTCCGGGAGTGAAAAACCACGAAAAAATGCGGCATTTTTTAAGTGAGTCGCGCCGCGCTTTTGCTCTACAAGGGTAG
- a CDS encoding AAA family ATPase, whose amino-acid sequence MTMYEGYFGFTKRPFQAVPSADCYVPTPCLEQARQTLHRSIERAEGPAIVVGPTGTGKSALCHRLAADLRGQYSVVQLAGTHLSTRRALLQNILFELKLPYRHMDEGELRLTLVDFLEPSESGKPAMVLIVDEAHTLPLRLLDEVRLISGIVRAGEQRVHLVMAGSTLLEERLASPKLDSFNQRLAARCFTQSLNREETREYVASQLGRVGANIDHLLAPEAIRAIYSATDGIVRLINQVCDHALMLAAVGGHRYLYANAIEEAWADLQQLPAPWHEVSKASLVLPAASEVGASSMIEFGTLPDEDAPAAGASSIEVAKTLDIKLASIDEQLALATNEEIDVVEPEEPAAREFSPAAAVESAPKTEVELFFSVTDPFGSGFDDEEVVVDRYATLQSQAAQSVSSYEGREIGQALARALRQVEAMEAADRIEAEAELEESSSDEELQSISFAQDRADLDFDPSSDPVMPDMPEPKREHQTLPLDRFAADDRDMIVIDEQSPAATLGALTPRARRQEYRRLFSSLRSR is encoded by the coding sequence ATGACAATGTACGAAGGTTACTTCGGGTTCACGAAGCGCCCCTTTCAGGCCGTTCCTTCAGCTGATTGCTATGTCCCCACGCCTTGCCTCGAGCAAGCTCGACAGACCCTCCATCGCTCGATCGAGCGTGCCGAAGGTCCTGCGATTGTGGTTGGTCCCACTGGTACGGGCAAAAGCGCCCTCTGCCATCGTTTGGCGGCCGATCTGCGCGGACAATACTCGGTCGTGCAGCTCGCTGGCACCCATCTTAGTACCCGCCGCGCCTTGCTCCAAAACATCCTGTTCGAACTGAAGCTTCCCTACCGCCACATGGACGAAGGTGAGCTTCGGCTAACGCTTGTCGACTTCCTCGAGCCGAGCGAATCGGGCAAGCCCGCGATGGTGCTGATCGTCGATGAAGCCCACACGCTTCCGCTCCGTCTACTCGACGAAGTGCGGCTGATTTCGGGGATCGTGCGAGCTGGCGAGCAGCGCGTCCATCTAGTGATGGCTGGGAGCACGCTGCTCGAAGAACGCCTCGCCTCACCAAAGCTCGACTCGTTCAATCAACGCCTCGCCGCACGCTGTTTCACGCAGTCGCTTAACCGCGAAGAAACACGCGAGTATGTCGCCTCGCAGCTTGGCCGTGTCGGCGCAAACATCGATCATTTACTCGCTCCTGAAGCGATTCGTGCGATCTACTCGGCCACCGATGGAATCGTGCGACTCATCAATCAAGTCTGCGATCACGCCCTGATGCTCGCCGCTGTCGGTGGACATCGTTATCTCTATGCCAATGCCATCGAAGAGGCCTGGGCCGATCTGCAGCAACTTCCAGCTCCTTGGCACGAAGTGTCGAAGGCGAGCTTGGTCCTTCCCGCAGCGAGCGAAGTTGGCGCAAGCAGCATGATTGAGTTTGGCACACTTCCCGACGAAGATGCCCCAGCGGCTGGCGCGTCGAGCATCGAAGTAGCCAAGACCCTCGACATCAAACTTGCTTCGATCGACGAGCAGCTGGCGCTCGCCACCAACGAAGAGATCGATGTCGTCGAGCCCGAAGAGCCTGCAGCTCGCGAGTTTTCGCCCGCCGCAGCGGTGGAGTCGGCCCCGAAGACAGAGGTCGAGCTTTTCTTCAGTGTAACAGACCCGTTTGGGTCGGGTTTTGACGACGAAGAAGTGGTGGTCGATCGCTACGCCACGCTACAATCTCAAGCGGCTCAAAGTGTATCGAGCTACGAAGGTCGCGAAATCGGACAAGCCTTAGCTCGCGCCTTGCGACAGGTCGAAGCGATGGAAGCAGCCGATCGCATCGAAGCCGAAGCTGAGCTTGAGGAATCGTCGAGCGATGAAGAGTTGCAGTCGATCAGCTTTGCACAAGATCGGGCCGACCTCGACTTCGACCCTTCGAGCGATCCTGTGATGCCCGATATGCCAGAGCCGAAGCGCGAGCATCAAACGCTCCCGCTCGATCGCTTTGCAGCCGACGATCGGGACATGATCGTGATCGACGAACAATCTCCTGCCGCAACACTCGGAGCGCTCACCCCTCGAGCTCGTCGCCAGGAATATCGTCGGCTTTTTAGCTCGCTCCGGAGCCGGTAG
- a CDS encoding SDR family oxidoreductase: MAVCLVTGGAGFVGSHLTQALVKRGHQVRVLDNLSTGAAKNLTGLIDQIEIHQADLLDANAVSAALQGVEWVFHQAALASVPRSVAEPLETHAACVTATVQLLHLAVKAGVKRVVYAASSSAYGNQATPVKRETDLPAPLSPYAAAKLAAEYYCVSFYHSYGLETVALRYFNVFGPRQDPSGPYAAVIPIFIKRLLEAKSPIIYGDGLQTRDFTFVENVVEANLLAATSTGAVGRVMNIGNGQSTSLVELLASINRALGTNIAAEFQPERTGDVRDSLADISLARELLGYVPRVDLEQGLARTIAYYKNA; the protein is encoded by the coding sequence ATGGCTGTTTGCCTCGTCACCGGTGGCGCTGGCTTCGTTGGATCGCACCTCACGCAGGCCCTCGTCAAGCGCGGGCATCAAGTGCGCGTGCTCGATAACCTCAGCACCGGCGCTGCCAAAAATCTGACGGGACTCATCGACCAGATCGAGATCCATCAAGCCGATTTGCTCGATGCGAATGCCGTTTCAGCCGCGCTCCAAGGTGTCGAGTGGGTCTTTCATCAAGCGGCACTTGCCTCGGTTCCCCGCAGTGTGGCCGAGCCCCTCGAAACACATGCCGCATGTGTAACTGCGACGGTCCAGCTCTTGCATTTGGCCGTGAAAGCAGGGGTGAAACGCGTCGTTTACGCCGCGTCGAGCAGTGCCTATGGCAATCAAGCCACGCCGGTCAAACGGGAGACCGATCTCCCCGCGCCACTTTCCCCCTACGCAGCTGCGAAGCTGGCCGCTGAATATTACTGCGTGAGTTTTTATCACAGCTACGGACTCGAAACCGTGGCGCTGCGCTACTTCAACGTCTTCGGACCTCGCCAAGATCCTTCGGGACCCTACGCTGCGGTTATCCCGATCTTCATCAAGCGACTGCTCGAAGCGAAGTCCCCGATTATCTATGGCGATGGACTGCAAACGCGCGATTTCACGTTTGTGGAGAATGTCGTCGAAGCCAATTTGCTGGCGGCCACATCGACCGGCGCTGTGGGGCGCGTGATGAATATTGGCAATGGCCAATCGACGTCGCTCGTCGAATTGCTGGCTTCGATCAATCGAGCACTCGGGACCAACATCGCCGCTGAATTTCAGCCCGAGCGCACGGGAGATGTGCGCGACAGTTTGGCCGATATCAGCCTCGCGCGCGAGTTGCTCGGCTATGTCCCGCGCGTCGATCTCGAGCAGGGGCTCGCGCGCACGATTGCCTATTACAAAAACGCCTAA
- a CDS encoding MFS transporter codes for MPTVSAATCTDVQIGAGLQPTSAYGLSFWFAYVSNFLTMASLAMLVRYSDFVLHLGGTEQQLGWIVGVGAVGSMCTRLLQGRGIDRLGARPIWILSLVILVLSLLANLFVTSAYSVPIFLLRCLAASSTAGIFSAAMTFVSRKAPPERMAEMIGTLGTAGFGGMLVGPMIGDAICGSDGLTRLEINLLFVVAAGSVALAGVFAILAAWRDTAPVATVELPVLSVIREFQPGALLAMSAVAGAGLNLPLTFLRPFAQSLDIPTVWIFFTIYGLSALAGRVISRRWPERLGNYVCTILGTLLLVTAFCCLAPVRTSFHMIPAALALGGAHALLFPAVIAGISTAFPAKHRGIGTTLALMFFDAGTLIGAPLAGTLLYLAKRYELPMYPTMFVVMGSIFTAAGMAYAMIDRRYWYDFVKLVGGLKRQFSQK; via the coding sequence GTGCCTACAGTTTCTGCGGCCACCTGCACCGATGTTCAGATCGGGGCTGGTTTACAGCCGACGAGCGCTTACGGGCTATCGTTTTGGTTTGCCTACGTCTCGAACTTCCTGACGATGGCCTCGCTCGCGATGCTGGTTCGCTACAGCGATTTCGTGCTGCATTTGGGTGGAACCGAGCAGCAACTCGGATGGATCGTCGGCGTGGGTGCTGTCGGCAGCATGTGTACGCGGCTGCTTCAGGGGCGTGGGATCGATCGGCTCGGAGCACGTCCGATTTGGATTCTGTCGCTTGTGATTCTGGTTCTGAGCTTGCTCGCCAATTTGTTTGTCACGAGTGCCTACTCGGTTCCGATTTTTCTCTTGCGGTGCCTGGCCGCTTCGAGCACGGCGGGAATCTTCAGCGCGGCGATGACGTTCGTCAGTCGCAAAGCTCCTCCCGAGCGAATGGCCGAAATGATTGGCACTTTGGGAACCGCCGGGTTTGGTGGAATGCTGGTGGGGCCGATGATTGGCGACGCCATCTGCGGCAGCGACGGGCTCACGCGACTGGAAATCAATCTGCTGTTTGTTGTCGCGGCGGGAAGTGTTGCACTGGCCGGAGTCTTTGCGATCCTAGCGGCCTGGCGCGACACAGCTCCGGTGGCCACAGTCGAACTTCCTGTGCTGAGCGTGATTCGCGAGTTTCAGCCGGGCGCTTTGCTCGCCATGTCGGCCGTGGCAGGTGCAGGACTCAATTTGCCACTCACCTTCCTGAGGCCGTTTGCCCAATCGCTCGACATCCCCACGGTGTGGATCTTCTTTACGATTTATGGGCTGAGTGCGCTCGCGGGGCGCGTCATCTCGCGGCGCTGGCCCGAACGACTCGGCAACTACGTTTGCACGATCCTCGGCACACTTTTGCTGGTGACCGCTTTTTGCTGCCTCGCGCCGGTTCGAACTTCCTTTCACATGATCCCCGCCGCCCTCGCTCTCGGAGGAGCTCATGCACTGCTATTCCCGGCGGTGATTGCGGGAATCAGCACGGCGTTTCCTGCGAAACATCGTGGGATTGGCACCACACTCGCCCTCATGTTCTTCGATGCCGGTACGCTCATCGGTGCACCACTCGCCGGCACACTCCTCTATCTCGCGAAGCGCTATGAGCTGCCGATGTATCCCACGATGTTCGTGGTGATGGGATCGATTTTCACGGCGGCAGGCATGGCCTACGCGATGATCGATCGTCGTTACTGGTACGACTTTGTCAAACTCGTGGGGGGACTGAAGCGTCAGTTCTCGCAGAAGTAG
- a CDS encoding polyprenol monophosphomannose synthase: MTTTTLMPQADSTAHSQTRTLVTIATYNERDNLPLLLDAIQAALPDADILVIDDNSPDGTGRYCDERSAADKRLHCLHRAGKLGLGTATIAGMRYAIEQNYDVMVNLDADFSHHPRHLPALLTGLNTADVAIGSRYVPGGKVENWPFYRRAMSWCVNTYARVLLGLRPRDVSGAYRAYKVEVLRPIDFDRIVSRGYSFQEELLWVLKRARASMVEVPITFADRERGVSKINKSEALAAIAILFRLGIKNWLGIR; this comes from the coding sequence ATGACTACCACTACGCTGATGCCACAGGCAGATTCGACCGCACACTCCCAGACTCGCACCCTGGTGACGATTGCCACTTACAACGAGCGCGACAATTTGCCGCTGCTGCTCGATGCCATTCAGGCCGCGCTGCCCGACGCCGACATTCTGGTGATCGACGATAACAGCCCCGACGGAACGGGGCGCTACTGCGACGAGAGGAGTGCTGCCGACAAACGCCTGCACTGCTTGCATCGGGCCGGGAAGCTGGGACTGGGAACCGCCACCATTGCGGGAATGAGGTATGCCATCGAGCAGAACTATGACGTGATGGTGAACCTCGACGCCGATTTTAGCCATCATCCACGCCATTTGCCCGCGCTCCTAACAGGCCTCAACACGGCGGATGTCGCGATCGGAAGTCGCTATGTTCCTGGTGGAAAAGTAGAGAACTGGCCCTTTTATCGCCGCGCGATGAGCTGGTGCGTGAACACCTATGCCCGCGTTTTGCTGGGGCTGCGACCGCGCGATGTCAGCGGCGCTTATCGAGCCTACAAGGTCGAGGTGCTGCGGCCGATCGACTTCGATCGGATTGTCTCGCGCGGCTATTCGTTCCAAGAGGAGTTGTTGTGGGTCCTCAAGCGAGCCCGCGCATCGATGGTGGAAGTTCCGATCACGTTTGCCGACCGCGAGCGAGGCGTGAGCAAGATCAATAAGAGCGAGGCGCTGGCTGCCATCGCAATTCTGTTTCGGCTGGGGATCAAAAATTGGCTCGGAATTCGTTAA